The proteins below are encoded in one region of Hordeum vulgare subsp. vulgare chromosome 3H, MorexV3_pseudomolecules_assembly, whole genome shotgun sequence:
- the LOC123440571 gene encoding uncharacterized protein LOC123440571 has translation MEIITKRPRERQGNAADGEQLPQLLDSPLPTPRRSCASADAPGSSLRCAAAASPLRTHVPFSWESSPGVPKSSRDTREETMPPPKLPPGRWPPPCPTRTNWCYGNGSEASSDDCDSSSFSDALDRASSSPARIGSFDRVTSKRFEDIFLGRAASFAKDRSYSSRHAPTGEASAVVAASSSSARHTKHWRRHGSTRHHDCDDGEWPKSNDPVKAMPRVEQMSPRACGLMVFFPWSAKRAACGFSSPSTTRRSVAVDHSPSRGSGNPTLRDALQEDNETDDMDAQDPPQQPRGEKRSREEWQGRRGWGVSSLLDTSKRYCTDARKALSKLSIGLGADSGGPRVGRGRRSGKQDDTSITTTAPVVGAKLTKLKSNNRN, from the coding sequence ATGGAGATCATCACCAAGCGCCCCAGGGAGAGgcagggcaatgccgccgacggcgAGCAGCTCCCGCAACTGCTCGACTCGCCGCTCCCCACGCCGCGCCGCTCCTGCGCCTCCGCGGACGCGCCCGGCAGCAGCCTGCGGTGCGCCGCCGCTGCCTCGCCGCTGCGCACGCACGTGCCCTTCTCCTGGGAGAGCTCCCCCGGCGTGCCCAAGAGCAGCAGGGACACGCGGGAGGAGACGATGCCGCCGCCCAAGCTGCCCCCCGGGCGCTGGCCGCCGCCGTGCCCCACGAGGACGAACTGGTGCTACGGCAACGGGAGCGAGGCCAGCAGCGACGACTGCGACTCGTCGTCCTTCTCCGACGCGCTGGACAGGGCGTCCTCCTCGCCCGCGCGGATCGGCTCCTTCGACCGGGTCACGTCCAAGCGCTTCGAGGACATCTTCCTGGGCCGCGCCGCGAGCTTCGCCAAGGACCGCTCCTACTCCTCCCGCCACGCGCCCACGGGCGAGGCCAGCGCCGTCGTCGCCGCGTCCTCGTCCTCGGCGAGACACACGAAGCACTGGCGGCGACACGGCAGCACGCGCCACCACGATTGCGACGACGGGGAGTGGCCGAAGAGCAACGACCCCGTGAAGGCCATGCCGCGCGTCGAGCAGATGTCCCCGAGAGCCTGCGGGCTCATGGTATTCTTTCCCTGGAGCGCGAAGCGGGCTGCATGCGGGTTCAGCAGCCCGTCGACGACGCGTCGCTCCGTCGCAGTTGATCATTCGCCTTCCCGCGGCAGCGGAAACCCTACCCTGCGTGACGCTCTGCAGGAGGACAACGAGACCGACGACATGGACGCGCAAGACCCGCCGCAGCAGCCGCGCGGGGAgaagaggagccgcgaggaatggCAGGGCCGCCGCGGGTGGGGCGTCTCGTCGCTGCTCGACACGAGCAAGAGGTACTGCACCGACGCGCGGAAGGCCCTGAGCAAGCTATCCATTGGATTGGGCGCCGACAGTGGCGGCCCTAGAGTTGGCAGGGGCAGGAGGAGCGGCAAGCAAGATGACACGTCCATAACGACGACCGCGCCCGTCGTCGGCGCCAAGCTGACGAAACTCAAGTCTAATaacagaaattaa